In Acidisarcina sp., a genomic segment contains:
- the folE gene encoding GTP cyclohydrolase I FolE, with protein sequence MAQPAIVTKPGARIGAKSGLAEHTTQELYREILSRLGEDPSRDGLLLTPERMEKSMSFLTKGYEEDPTKILRGALFDVDYDEMVIVKDVEMFSLCEHHLLPFFGKVHVAYIPKGKVIGLSKIPRLIEVFARRLQVQERLTRQIADAIQEAIEPQGVGVVIEARHLCMMMRGVEKQHSSTVTSAMVGVFQQQKTRSEFLSLVRERTTTTF encoded by the coding sequence ATGGCTCAACCAGCAATTGTGACAAAGCCCGGAGCCCGGATCGGCGCAAAGAGCGGCCTTGCCGAACACACCACGCAGGAGCTTTATCGAGAGATCCTCTCTCGCCTTGGCGAAGATCCCAGCCGCGACGGGTTGTTATTGACGCCCGAGCGCATGGAGAAATCTATGTCCTTCCTCACCAAGGGTTATGAGGAAGACCCCACCAAGATTCTCCGCGGTGCGCTCTTTGATGTGGACTACGACGAGATGGTAATCGTGAAGGATGTAGAGATGTTCTCCCTCTGCGAACACCATCTGCTGCCATTCTTTGGCAAGGTTCACGTGGCCTACATCCCCAAGGGCAAGGTGATCGGCCTGAGCAAAATACCGCGCCTGATCGAGGTTTTTGCCCGCAGATTGCAAGTGCAGGAGCGCCTGACACGCCAAATTGCGGATGCCATCCAGGAAGCTATCGAGCCTCAAGGCGTCGGCGTGGTAATCGAGGCGCGGCACCTCTGCATGATGATGCGCGGGGTAGAGAAGCAGCACTCCTCCACGGTGACGTCCGCGATGGTGGGTGTGTTTCAGCAGCAGAAGACACGAAGTGAATTCTTGTCCCTGGTGCGGGAACGGACGACGACAACCTTCTAA
- a CDS encoding 6-carboxytetrahydropterin synthase, with protein MKAYLSRRYRISASHRLHTEAYDERRNREVYGKCNNPHGHGHNYVVEVTVSGQVDPQTGMICNLGDLDGFMQREVIDRFDHTNLNLDASFQEQVPTTENLCITVFDLVSAGFDKATLVSIRIEETANNYFEYRGKSERTQNRYA; from the coding sequence ATGAAAGCCTATCTGTCGCGTCGTTATCGCATCAGCGCCTCGCACCGCCTCCACACGGAAGCCTACGACGAGCGGCGCAATCGTGAGGTGTATGGCAAGTGCAATAACCCCCATGGGCACGGGCACAATTATGTTGTCGAAGTTACAGTTTCGGGTCAGGTCGATCCTCAGACGGGAATGATTTGCAATCTCGGAGATCTGGACGGCTTTATGCAGAGAGAGGTCATCGACCGCTTCGACCATACAAATTTGAATCTGGATGCGAGCTTTCAGGAGCAGGTGCCCACCACGGAGAATCTGTGTATTACAGTGTTTGATCTTGTTTCCGCTGGATTCGACAAGGCAACCCTGGTGAGCATCCGAATCGAAGAAACGGCAAATAATTATTTTGAGTATCGCGGAAAGAGTGAGAGAACCCAGAACCGCTATGCCTGA
- a CDS encoding 6-carboxytetrahydropterin synthase, protein MILLTRRAEFSAAHYYWNDDFSPEENVRVFGRCANRNGHGHNYTLEVTVEGDVDPVSGFVVDLKWLRDVIDSEILQVYDHRHLNLEVPEFKTMIPTTENIAIAIWNRLAPRLGSTKLHRVRVYEMPDLFADYYGEP, encoded by the coding sequence ATGATTCTATTGACACGCAGGGCGGAGTTCTCCGCGGCTCATTACTATTGGAATGACGACTTCTCCCCTGAGGAGAATGTGCGCGTCTTTGGAAGATGCGCGAACCGAAATGGCCACGGACACAACTACACGCTTGAGGTCACGGTAGAGGGCGACGTGGATCCGGTTTCGGGTTTTGTAGTCGATCTGAAGTGGCTCCGCGATGTGATCGATAGCGAGATTCTTCAGGTGTATGACCATCGCCATCTGAATCTCGAAGTGCCGGAGTTCAAAACGATGATTCCGACGACTGAGAACATCGCCATCGCGATCTGGAATAGGCTTGCGCCCAGGCTGGGAAGCACCAAACTGCATCGGGTTCGTGTCTATGAGATGCCCGACTTGTTTGCTGATTACTACGGGGAGCCATGA
- a CDS encoding glycosyltransferase family 2 protein → MGDLKGMALAAEKAGGSKDPRLLSVIIPARNEEDCIAECLRSLTSQSEEGFELGKEWELLLADDGSTDRTRAIAEGFVGITLVTPGAPPSGWTGKANAVWSAAKLATGRWLLFTDADTVHEAGDLRRAIHEAERAGVAMLSYSPRQIVIGFWQRALMPLVFSELALAYPPQKVSDPQSRLAAANGQFLLIRHDAYLRIGGHEAVAGSILEDVDLASLVKSGKLGLRFRYAPDALSTRMYRTFGQMFEGWTKNLALLFGNCLTLAAWRLLDLVLLVGLPLLVVAVHYRPLAMWALILLWFRALWRFYARVAKSNFPAADCALSVFGLPLFAVVLIRSWLHHTIRKRVVWKGREYST, encoded by the coding sequence TTGGGTGATTTGAAGGGGATGGCGTTGGCGGCGGAGAAGGCGGGAGGCAGCAAGGATCCTCGTCTGTTGTCGGTCATCATACCGGCCCGGAATGAGGAAGACTGTATCGCAGAATGCCTGCGGTCGCTGACCAGCCAATCGGAAGAGGGCTTTGAACTGGGCAAGGAGTGGGAACTGCTGCTTGCCGACGATGGCTCAACCGACAGGACCCGCGCAATTGCGGAGGGGTTCGTGGGAATCACCCTGGTCACGCCCGGAGCGCCCCCGAGCGGTTGGACCGGAAAGGCGAACGCGGTTTGGAGCGCGGCAAAGCTGGCGACTGGTCGCTGGCTGCTCTTTACCGATGCAGACACGGTTCACGAGGCTGGCGATTTGCGGCGCGCGATTCATGAGGCGGAGAGGGCAGGCGTGGCCATGCTGTCCTACTCGCCACGGCAGATTGTCATTGGCTTTTGGCAACGGGCGCTGATGCCCTTGGTCTTCAGCGAACTCGCGCTTGCATATCCACCGCAGAAGGTGTCCGATCCGCAATCGCGTCTGGCTGCGGCCAATGGACAGTTTCTCCTGATCCGGCACGATGCATATCTCCGGATTGGTGGTCACGAAGCCGTAGCAGGCAGCATCCTCGAAGATGTGGATCTTGCGAGTCTGGTGAAGAGCGGTAAGCTGGGATTGCGCTTTCGCTACGCGCCGGACGCGCTTTCCACTCGCATGTATCGAACCTTTGGACAGATGTTCGAAGGGTGGACCAAAAACCTTGCGCTGCTCTTTGGAAATTGTCTGACGCTGGCAGCCTGGCGTCTTCTGGATCTGGTTCTGCTGGTGGGCCTGCCCTTGCTGGTCGTGGCTGTGCATTACCGGCCTTTGGCAATGTGGGCTTTGATATTGTTGTGGTTCCGCGCTTTGTGGCGATTTTATGCGCGGGTGGCCAAGTCAAATTTTCCGGCAGCCGACTGTGCGCTCTCCGTCTTTGGGTTGCCTCTATTTGCGGTGGTGCTGATTCGGAGCTGGTTGCACCACACCATAAGAAAACGGGTTGTCTGGAAGGGACGCGAATATTCTACTTAA
- a CDS encoding TlpA disulfide reductase family protein: MRSRKFSTILFALALLIPLAGCDRGSHPSQIGKKAPDFTVTDATKTVRLSSYRGKVVVLNFWATWCPPCLAELPTLITLQQRLPEVVVLAVSTDQDESAYNQFLAEHKMDMVTVRDGKQETNRLYGTVRFPETYVIDRRGILRRKFVGAQNWTSPEIVSYLKGL, translated from the coding sequence GTGCGATCTCGCAAGTTTTCTACAATCCTTTTCGCTCTGGCGTTGTTGATCCCTTTGGCGGGCTGCGATCGCGGCTCTCATCCATCGCAGATCGGCAAGAAAGCCCCCGATTTCACCGTCACGGACGCCACAAAAACCGTGCGTCTCAGCTCCTATCGCGGCAAAGTCGTCGTCCTCAACTTCTGGGCGACCTGGTGCCCTCCCTGCCTGGCAGAGCTGCCCACCCTGATTACTCTGCAACAGCGTTTGCCGGAGGTCGTTGTCCTCGCGGTCAGCACGGATCAGGATGAATCTGCGTACAACCAGTTCCTTGCCGAACACAAGATGGACATGGTCACCGTGCGCGATGGAAAGCAGGAGACCAACCGGCTCTATGGGACGGTTCGATTTCCCGAAACCTATGTGATCGACCGGAGGGGGATCCTGCGCCGCAAGTTCGTTGGAGCGCAGAACTGGACCAGCCCGGAGATCGTGAGCTATCTGAAGGGCCTGTAA